One genomic window of Haemophilus haemolyticus includes the following:
- the pflB gene encoding formate C-acetyltransferase: MSELNEAQKLAWAGFAGGDWQEDVNVRDFIQKNYTPYEGDDSFLAGPTEATTKLWESVMEGIKIENRTHAPLDFDEHTPSTIISHAPGYINKDLEKIVGLQTDEPLKRAIMPFGGIKMVEGSCKVYGRELDPKVKKIFTEYRKTHNQGVFDVYTPDILRCRKSGVLTGLPDAYGRGRIIGDYRRVALYGVDFLMKDKYAQFSSLQKDLEDGVNLEATIRLREEIAEQHRALGQLKQMAASYGYDISNPATNAQEAIQWMYFAYLAAIKSQNGAAMSFGRTATFIDIYIERDLQAGKITETEAQELVDHLVMKLRMVRFLRTPEYDQLFSGDPMWATETIAGMGLDGRTLVTKNTFRILHTLYNMGTSPEPNLTILWSEQLPENFKRFCAKVSIDTSSVQYENDDLMRPDFNNDDYAIACCVSPMVVGKQMQFFGARANLAKTLLYAINGGIDEKLGMQVGPKTAPITDEVLDFDTVMTRMDSFMDWLAKQYVTALNVIHYMHDKYSYEAALMALHDRDVYRTMACGIAGLSVAADSLSAIKYAKVKPVRGDIKDKDGNVVASNVAIDFEIEGEYPQYGNNDNRVDDIACDLVERFMKKIQKLKTYRNAVPTQSVLTITSNVVYGKKTGNTPDGRRAGAPFGPGANPMHGRDQKGAVASLTSVAKLPFAYAKDGISYTFSIVPNALGKDAEAQRRNLAGLMDGYFHHEATVEGGQHLNVNVLNREMLLDAMENPDKYPQLTIRVSGYAVRFNSLTKEQQQDVVTRTFTESF, translated from the coding sequence ATGTCAGAACTTAATGAAGCGCAAAAATTGGCGTGGGCTGGTTTTGCTGGTGGTGATTGGCAAGAAGATGTCAATGTACGCGACTTTATCCAAAAAAACTATACTCCGTATGAAGGCGATGACTCTTTCTTAGCAGGCCCAACTGAAGCAACAACTAAGCTTTGGGAATCTGTGATGGAAGGAATTAAAATTGAAAACCGCACTCATGCGCCATTAGATTTTGATGAACATACTCCATCTACTATTATCTCTCACGCTCCAGGTTACATTAACAAAGATTTAGAAAAAATCGTCGGTCTTCAAACTGATGAGCCTTTAAAACGTGCCATTATGCCATTCGGTGGTATCAAAATGGTGGAAGGTTCTTGTAAAGTTTATGGTCGTGAACTTGATCCGAAAGTGAAAAAAATCTTCACGGAATACCGTAAAACACATAACCAAGGTGTGTTTGATGTTTATACGCCAGATATTTTACGTTGCCGTAAATCTGGTGTATTAACTGGTCTTCCAGATGCTTATGGTCGTGGCCGTATCATCGGTGACTACCGTCGTGTAGCACTTTACGGTGTAGACTTCTTAATGAAAGATAAATACGCACAATTCTCTTCTTTACAAAAAGATTTAGAAGATGGCGTAAATCTTGAAGCAACAATTCGTTTACGTGAAGAAATCGCAGAACAACACCGTGCATTAGGCCAATTAAAACAAATGGCTGCAAGCTATGGTTATGATATTTCCAACCCAGCAACTAATGCTCAAGAAGCCATTCAATGGATGTACTTTGCTTATCTTGCTGCAATTAAATCACAAAATGGTGCTGCAATGTCATTTGGTCGTACTGCAACCTTTATCGATATCTATATCGAACGTGATTTACAAGCAGGTAAAATTACTGAAACTGAAGCGCAAGAATTAGTTGACCACTTAGTCATGAAACTCCGTATGGTTCGTTTCTTACGTACACCTGAATACGATCAATTATTCTCTGGTGACCCAATGTGGGCAACTGAAACCATCGCAGGTATGGGGTTAGACGGTCGTACATTAGTAACCAAAAATACATTCCGTATTTTACACACCCTTTACAACATGGGTACTTCTCCAGAACCAAACTTAACGATCCTTTGGTCTGAGCAATTACCTGAAAACTTCAAACGTTTCTGTGCGAAAGTATCGATTGATACCTCATCAGTTCAATACGAAAATGATGATTTAATGCGTCCAGACTTCAACAATGATGACTACGCAATCGCATGTTGTGTATCACCAATGGTTGTGGGTAAACAAATGCAATTCTTCGGTGCACGTGCAAACTTAGCGAAAACATTGTTATACGCAATCAACGGCGGTATCGATGAAAAATTAGGTATGCAAGTCGGTCCAAAAACTGCACCAATTACTGATGAAGTATTAGATTTCGATACAGTAATGACCCGTATGGATAGTTTTATGGATTGGTTGGCCAAACAATATGTGACTGCCTTAAACGTAATCCACTATATGCACGATAAATATTCATACGAAGCAGCATTAATGGCATTACATGATCGTGATGTATACCGTACCATGGCTTGTGGTATCGCAGGTCTTTCTGTTGCGGCTGACTCACTTTCAGCAATCAAATATGCGAAAGTTAAACCAGTTCGTGGCGACATCAAAGATAAAGATGGCAATGTTGTAGCAAGCAACGTAGCGATCGACTTCGAAATCGAAGGTGAATATCCACAATATGGTAACAACGATAACCGTGTTGATGACATCGCTTGTGACTTAGTTGAACGTTTCATGAAGAAAATTCAAAAACTTAAAACTTACCGCAATGCAGTGCCTACACAATCTGTATTAACCATTACTTCTAACGTGGTTTATGGTAAGAAAACTGGTAACACCCCAGATGGTCGTCGTGCTGGTGCGCCATTCGGACCAGGAGCAAACCCAATGCACGGTCGTGACCAAAAAGGTGCGGTAGCATCATTAACTTCTGTAGCTAAACTTCCATTTGCTTACGCGAAAGATGGTATTTCTTATACCTTCTCAATCGTACCAAATGCGTTAGGTAAAGATGCAGAAGCACAACGCCGTAATCTTGCTGGCTTAATGGATGGTTACTTCCACCACGAAGCAACAGTAGAAGGCGGTCAACACTTAAACGTAAACGTGTTAAACCGTGAAATGTTGTTAGATGCAATGGAAAATCCGGATAAATATCCACAATTGACTATCCGTGTATCTGGTTACGCAGTACGTTTCAACTCTTTAACTAAAGAGCAACAACAAGACGTCGTAACCCGTACATTTACTGAGTCTTTCTAA
- the focA gene encoding formate transporter FocA: MASENLNQSSVALTPVEATDYAENVGTYKAQKRPFLSFMSGINAGACIALAFVFYTTTQAASTGAPWGLTKLVGGLVFSLGVIMVVILGSELFTSSTLTLVARVGGRITTTQMIRNWIVVYLGNFVGGLFIAAVIWFGGQTMAANGQWGLTILATAQHKIHHTWFEAFNLGILCNIMVCVAVWMSYSGKTVTDKAFIMIMPIGLFVASGFEHSVANMFMIPMGIITAHFSTPEFWQQIGVDPMKYADLDLYHFIVKNLIPVTLGNIVGGAICIGVFQRYLTKTH; this comes from the coding sequence ATGGCATCAGAAAATCTAAATCAATCTTCTGTTGCTCTCACACCAGTTGAAGCAACGGATTATGCAGAAAATGTGGGTACGTATAAAGCGCAAAAACGTCCATTTTTATCATTTATGTCTGGCATTAACGCCGGAGCTTGTATTGCCTTAGCATTTGTATTTTACACGACAACACAAGCTGCTAGTACCGGAGCACCTTGGGGGCTGACCAAGTTAGTGGGTGGGTTAGTATTCTCATTAGGTGTGATTATGGTGGTAATTCTGGGCTCCGAATTATTCACTTCTTCTACTTTAACTTTAGTTGCCCGAGTGGGCGGTAGAATCACCACAACACAAATGATTCGAAATTGGATCGTGGTGTATTTAGGCAACTTCGTTGGTGGTTTATTTATTGCGGCTGTTATTTGGTTTGGTGGACAAACAATGGCGGCAAATGGCCAATGGGGTTTAACAATTCTTGCAACCGCCCAACATAAAATTCATCACACGTGGTTTGAAGCTTTTAACCTAGGTATTTTATGTAACATTATGGTGTGTGTGGCGGTTTGGATGTCTTATTCTGGTAAGACTGTTACAGACAAAGCATTTATTATGATTATGCCGATTGGTTTGTTTGTTGCGTCAGGATTTGAACACTCGGTGGCTAATATGTTTATGATTCCGATGGGAATTATTACCGCACATTTTAGTACACCTGAATTTTGGCAACAAATCGGCGTTGATCCGATGAAATACGCAGATTTAGATTTGTATCATTTCATTGTGAAGAATTTAATCCCTGTAACGTTGGGAAATATTGTCGGAGGGGCAATTTGTATTGGTGTATTCCAACGTTATTTAACCAAAACTCATTAA
- a CDS encoding glutathionylspermidine synthase family protein, with product MKRVTGFPTRPDMVQQLLNVGFDYYNLPSSDGSHYWSDNVAYEFTLAEIDRIEDTTNELHSMCLDFAADEIKKGDYENYRFTELQKQLIESSWRNQDPYLYGRFDFGYDGDNLKMFEYNADTPTSLLEAAVVQWQWLEQIEGLKHRDQFNWIHEELIKHFQFLKQQSGKTDFHLSAMQDAGREDWGNVDYLADVAYNAGWNIHQLAVEDIGYNSETKKFVDLNDQPIEMLFKLYPLEWLSHAEFARHITTASTRFIEPAWKMLLSNKALLAKLWARYPNHPNLLPAYFTPFELPKDLSMWVKKPLLGREGANVFYYEKNNGVEFAAKGSEHSTFYGNSGYVYQQKFELPSFDGMYPIIGSWVVGDVACGMGLREDFTAVTGNDSHFIPHYFVP from the coding sequence ATGAAACGTGTAACTGGGTTTCCTACTCGACCAGATATGGTGCAGCAGCTACTTAATGTTGGATTTGATTATTATAACTTGCCTTCTAGTGATGGATCTCATTATTGGTCTGATAATGTTGCCTATGAATTTACTTTAGCTGAAATTGATCGCATTGAGGATACAACTAATGAATTGCATTCAATGTGTTTAGATTTTGCGGCGGATGAAATTAAAAAAGGCGATTATGAAAATTATCGTTTTACGGAGTTGCAAAAACAGCTTATTGAAAGCTCTTGGCGTAATCAAGATCCTTATTTATATGGACGCTTTGATTTTGGCTATGATGGCGACAACCTAAAAATGTTTGAATATAACGCCGATACACCAACATCCTTGTTGGAGGCTGCGGTTGTTCAATGGCAGTGGTTAGAACAAATTGAGGGCTTAAAACACCGTGATCAGTTCAACTGGATTCATGAAGAATTAATTAAACATTTCCAATTTTTGAAACAACAAAGTGGCAAAACAGATTTCCATTTGAGTGCCATGCAAGATGCTGGCCGTGAAGATTGGGGCAATGTAGATTATTTAGCTGATGTGGCTTATAACGCGGGTTGGAATATTCATCAATTAGCGGTGGAAGATATTGGCTATAACAGCGAAACAAAAAAATTTGTAGATTTAAATGATCAGCCTATTGAAATGTTATTTAAATTGTATCCGCTGGAATGGCTAAGCCACGCTGAGTTTGCTCGCCATATTACGACGGCTTCAACACGATTTATTGAACCAGCGTGGAAAATGTTGTTAAGTAATAAAGCACTATTGGCAAAACTTTGGGCGCGTTATCCTAATCATCCGAATTTATTGCCAGCTTATTTTACGCCCTTCGAATTACCAAAAGATTTATCAATGTGGGTGAAAAAACCATTGTTAGGTCGAGAAGGTGCCAATGTCTTCTATTATGAGAAAAACAATGGTGTAGAATTTGCAGCAAAAGGAAGCGAACACTCTACGTTTTATGGTAATTCAGGTTATGTTTATCAACAAAAATTTGAATTACCGAGTTTTGATGGAATGTATCCCATTATCGGCTCTTGGGTTGTGGGTGATGTGGCTTGTGGAATGGGCTTACGTGAAGATTTTACTGCAGTAACGGGGAATGATAGCCATTTTATACCTCATTATTTTGTACCTTAA
- a CDS encoding DUF2251 domain-containing protein: MLHLTLEDQLFLGQPKQVGTHSIVHDHLAVMFEDDGETGYFYALDMRQNAQPIVDMLHVYNVDSTSNHHEARKLEICWDESGYLALLLINGYPHAVFDFARLVGYNSNKYPQPDLMSMWTHEEITNKQAEQWLGVKTIR, from the coding sequence ATGTTACACTTAACCCTCGAAGATCAACTCTTTCTCGGTCAACCAAAGCAAGTAGGTACACACTCGATTGTGCATGATCACCTGGCAGTGATGTTTGAAGATGACGGTGAAACAGGCTATTTTTATGCACTTGATATGCGTCAAAATGCTCAACCGATAGTTGATATGTTGCACGTGTATAATGTTGATTCAACCTCTAATCATCATGAGGCACGCAAACTTGAAATTTGTTGGGATGAAAGTGGTTATTTAGCATTGTTGCTTATTAATGGCTATCCTCACGCCGTATTTGATTTTGCCCGTTTAGTCGGCTATAACAGCAATAAATATCCACAACCAGATTTAATGAGCATGTGGACTCATGAGGAAATTACCAATAAACAGGCCGAGCAATGGCTAGGCGTGAAAACCATTCGATAA
- the eno gene encoding phosphopyruvate hydratase — protein sequence MAKIVKVIGREIIDSRGNPTVEAEVHLEGGFVGLAAAPSGASTGSREALELRDGDKSRFLGKGVLKAVAAVNGPIAEAILGKDASNQAEIDQIMIDLDGTENKSNFGANAILAVSLANAKAAAASKGLPLYAYIAELNGTPGVYSMPLPMMNIINGGEHADNNVDIQEFMIQPVGAKTLREALRIGAEVFHNLAKVLKSKGMSTAVGDEGGFAPNLASNADALACIKEAVEKAGYVLGKDVTLAMDCASSEFYNKETGKYEMKGEGRSFTSQEFTHYLEELTKQYPIVSIEDGQDESDWEGFAYQTKVLGDRVQLVGDDLFVTNTKILKEGIEKGIANSILIKFNQIGSLTETLAAIKMAKDAGYTAVISHRSGETEDATIADLAVGTAAGQIKTGSMSRSDRIAKYNQLIRIEEALERAGTPAAFPGLKAVKGQA from the coding sequence CTGTTGAAGCTGAAGTTCATCTTGAAGGTGGTTTTGTTGGTTTAGCAGCGGCCCCATCTGGTGCATCAACTGGTTCTCGCGAAGCATTAGAATTACGTGACGGTGACAAATCTCGTTTCTTAGGTAAAGGCGTATTAAAAGCTGTAGCAGCAGTAAATGGTCCAATTGCTGAAGCAATTCTTGGTAAAGATGCGTCTAACCAAGCTGAAATCGACCAAATCATGATCGATTTAGACGGAACCGAAAACAAATCTAACTTTGGTGCAAACGCAATCTTAGCGGTATCTTTAGCAAACGCAAAAGCAGCTGCAGCATCTAAAGGTTTACCACTTTACGCTTACATTGCAGAATTAAACGGCACGCCAGGCGTTTACTCTATGCCATTACCAATGATGAACATCATCAACGGTGGTGAGCACGCAGATAACAACGTGGATATCCAAGAATTCATGATTCAACCAGTTGGTGCGAAAACATTACGTGAAGCACTTCGTATCGGTGCTGAAGTATTCCACAACCTTGCGAAAGTATTAAAATCTAAAGGCATGAGCACTGCAGTTGGTGACGAAGGTGGTTTCGCACCTAACTTAGCGTCTAACGCTGACGCTTTAGCATGTATCAAAGAAGCTGTAGAAAAAGCAGGTTATGTATTAGGTAAAGACGTGACTTTAGCGATGGACTGCGCATCTTCTGAGTTCTACAACAAAGAAACTGGCAAATATGAAATGAAAGGCGAAGGCCGTTCATTCACTTCTCAAGAGTTCACTCACTATCTTGAAGAATTAACCAAACAATACCCAATCGTATCTATCGAAGATGGTCAAGATGAATCTGACTGGGAAGGTTTTGCATACCAAACTAAAGTGTTAGGCGACCGCGTTCAATTAGTGGGCGATGACTTATTCGTAACTAACACCAAAATTTTAAAAGAAGGTATCGAAAAAGGTATCGCAAACTCTATCTTAATCAAATTCAACCAAATCGGTTCTTTAACTGAAACTTTAGCAGCAATTAAAATGGCTAAAGATGCAGGTTATACCGCTGTGATCTCTCACCGTTCAGGTGAAACCGAAGATGCGACTATCGCTGATTTAGCGGTTGGAACAGCAGCAGGTCAAATCAAAACTGGTTCTATGAGCCGTTCTGACCGTATTGCGAAATACAACCAATTAATTCGTATTGAAGAAGCATTAGAACGCGCAGGTACTCCAGCAGCATTCCCAGGCTTAAAAGCGGTTAAAGGTCAAGCGTAA